A stretch of the Bacillus sp. B-jedd genome encodes the following:
- a CDS encoding helix-turn-helix transcriptional regulator, with amino-acid sequence MKAYTPDEVAKIFQISKHTVYELIKRGELQAFKVGNKMRIEHEEIERYKESMIAPARKPAAQNAQPIEPRQLHARLAGSHDFLVEHLVKETSATLGMQIQPTYIGSLEGLMMLYRNQADIAAMHLLDPASQEYNLPFINQLFVYETISVMRLASREQGFIVAKGNPKGISGFDDLVRKDIRFINRQKGSGTRFLLDSKLLAGGISPADVNGYENEEWTHLSTASHISRGSADVAFGIRSAASHLGLDFIPVAKEQFDLVFRWTDDNREMLGKLVAFLQTKEFKDSLSNLEGYDINELGTMIYESNQPQLEESANV; translated from the coding sequence ATGAAAGCGTATACGCCAGATGAAGTAGCCAAGATATTTCAGATTTCAAAGCACACTGTGTATGAGCTTATTAAGCGCGGCGAGCTTCAGGCGTTCAAAGTTGGCAATAAAATGCGCATTGAGCATGAAGAAATCGAGCGCTATAAGGAAAGCATGATCGCTCCGGCCCGCAAGCCAGCGGCCCAAAACGCCCAGCCTATCGAACCGCGGCAGCTTCATGCCCGCCTTGCCGGCAGCCATGATTTCCTAGTCGAACATCTTGTCAAGGAAACATCCGCAACGCTCGGCATGCAAATCCAGCCTACATACATCGGCAGCCTTGAAGGACTGATGATGCTGTACCGGAATCAGGCCGATATCGCCGCGATGCATCTGCTCGATCCGGCTTCTCAGGAGTACAACCTGCCGTTCATTAACCAACTGTTCGTGTATGAAACGATCAGCGTGATGCGTCTCGCTTCGCGGGAGCAGGGCTTCATCGTGGCAAAAGGAAATCCGAAAGGGATTAGCGGATTCGACGACCTTGTCCGCAAAGATATCCGGTTCATCAACCGGCAAAAAGGATCTGGCACGAGGTTCCTGCTTGATTCAAAGCTTCTCGCCGGCGGAATCAGCCCGGCGGATGTCAATGGCTATGAAAACGAAGAATGGACCCATCTTTCGACCGCCTCGCATATCAGCAGGGGCAGCGCCGATGTCGCGTTCGGGATCCGGTCGGCCGCGAGCCATCTCGGCCTTGATTTCATCCCTGTGGCAAAAGAACAATTTGACCTCGTCTTCAGGTGGACCGATGATAACCGCGAAATGCTGGGCAAGCTGGTGGCATTTTTGCAAACAAAAGAATTTAAAGACAGCCTTTCAAACCTCGAAGGATATGACATCAATGAACTCGGCACAATGATTTACGAATCCAACCAACCACAACTGGAGGAATCTGCCAATGTTTAA
- a CDS encoding C40 family peptidase → MFFAPFAKKAEASVSWGQEVTEFAKKYVGTPYKWSGTTTKGFDASGYTQFVYKKSAAKINLPRTSNDLYKVGKAVAKKDLKEGDLVFFNTSGKGVSFVGIYLGKNKFIAVTTSKGVSIQSMDLKYWKDRYVGAKRVLKQ, encoded by the coding sequence ATGTTTTTTGCTCCTTTTGCCAAAAAGGCGGAGGCTTCCGTTTCGTGGGGCCAGGAAGTAACTGAATTTGCGAAGAAGTATGTCGGCACTCCGTACAAATGGAGCGGAACAACTACGAAAGGTTTCGATGCTTCCGGTTACACTCAATTCGTTTACAAAAAGTCAGCTGCAAAGATCAATCTTCCGCGCACTTCCAATGATCTGTACAAAGTAGGAAAAGCGGTAGCGAAGAAAGATCTGAAAGAAGGAGATCTCGTTTTCTTTAATACAAGCGGTAAAGGAGTTTCCTTCGTAGGCATCTACCTTGGCAAAAATAAATTCATCGCGGTCACTACTTCTAAAGGCGTCTCCATCCAGTCAATGGATTTGAAATATTGGAAGGACCGTTATGTTGGTGCCAAGCGTGTATTGAAACAGTAA
- a CDS encoding FMN-dependent NADH-azoreductase — MAKLLYVTATPKPDSKFSKGMQLGEAFIDAFKQEQPDVEITHMHLYDMEIPTIDMDMLYARAKLSFMGKTMEELSEGERMQIKAMHALADRFIDNDYYVFVSPIWNLGSPAILKSFMDNLFIAGKTFDPDPGNRRGLLTGRKAIHLQTRGGIYSEGPLKDFNFGDQYLTTALRFLGMDVLDTVYAEGVDHFPKEVPAIMAAAKEKAAASAREMARGKVTVD; from the coding sequence ATGGCGAAGCTTCTTTATGTTACGGCTACTCCAAAGCCGGACAGCAAATTTTCAAAGGGGATGCAGCTTGGCGAGGCGTTTATCGATGCGTTCAAGCAGGAGCAGCCTGATGTGGAAATCACACATATGCACCTTTATGATATGGAAATTCCAACAATTGATATGGATATGCTGTATGCCCGCGCGAAACTAAGCTTCATGGGGAAAACAATGGAGGAGCTGAGCGAAGGGGAGAGGATGCAGATCAAGGCGATGCACGCGCTTGCCGACCGCTTTATTGACAATGACTATTATGTTTTCGTGTCCCCAATCTGGAACCTTGGTTCGCCAGCCATCCTGAAGTCGTTCATGGATAATCTGTTCATTGCCGGGAAAACCTTCGATCCTGATCCAGGCAACCGCCGTGGCCTTCTGACAGGCCGAAAAGCGATTCATTTGCAGACACGAGGCGGCATCTATTCCGAAGGCCCGCTGAAGGATTTCAACTTCGGTGACCAGTATCTGACTACCGCCCTCCGTTTCCTTGGCATGGATGTTCTTGATACGGTTTATGCGGAAGGCGTTGACCATTTCCCGAAAGAAGTTCCGGCAATCATGGCAGCAGCGAAGGAAAAAGCGGCAGCCTCAGCCCGTGAGATGGCAAGAGGAAAAGTAACGGTAGATTAA
- a CDS encoding undecaprenyl-diphosphate phosphatase encodes MLTKIEAFILGVIQGLTEFLPISSTGHLYLGRNLFGLQEAGLLLDTMLHVGTLVAVFVFYRHEFLKILRNPFGKLTWLLVVGTIPAVAVGLLLKDYIDEISRTGSTIGWEFLVTGLFLWMADKIKNGRKKMDDISYKDSFIIGLFQAAAIMPAISRSGFTIVAALWRKLDRETAAYFSFLLSTPAIVGAVVLQSFDLMEGGGETISLSALAVGIISSAIFGYIAVRWMIGYLRNHSLKPFAIYVWVLGVIVLFFQFTGQF; translated from the coding sequence ATGTTAACGAAAATTGAAGCGTTTATACTCGGGGTAATCCAGGGACTGACGGAGTTTTTGCCAATCAGCTCAACAGGGCACCTGTATCTTGGAAGAAATTTATTCGGCCTGCAGGAAGCCGGGCTGCTGCTCGATACGATGCTCCACGTTGGTACCCTTGTAGCGGTCTTCGTTTTTTACCGTCATGAATTTCTCAAAATCCTCCGCAACCCTTTTGGAAAGCTGACATGGCTCCTCGTCGTCGGAACAATTCCGGCGGTTGCCGTCGGCCTTTTGCTGAAGGATTATATTGATGAAATTTCGAGGACAGGCTCAACGATCGGCTGGGAATTCCTCGTGACCGGCTTGTTTTTATGGATGGCGGATAAGATTAAAAATGGCCGAAAAAAGATGGACGATATTTCGTATAAAGACTCATTCATCATTGGACTTTTCCAGGCGGCGGCAATCATGCCCGCGATTTCCCGCTCTGGATTCACCATCGTAGCGGCGCTTTGGAGGAAGCTCGACCGCGAGACTGCGGCATACTTTTCATTCCTCCTGTCTACTCCGGCAATCGTCGGAGCCGTCGTCCTCCAGTCCTTCGATCTGATGGAGGGCGGAGGCGAAACCATCTCGCTTTCCGCGCTTGCAGTGGGAATTATCTCTTCGGCGATTTTCGGTTATATCGCCGTCAGGTGGATGATTGGATATCTGCGAAATCATTCCTTAAAACCCTTCGCTATTTATGTCTGGGTTTTGGGCGTCATAGTCCTGTTCTTTCAGTTTACAGGCCAGTTTTAG